The Desulfatiglans sp. region GGGCTTCGCTCCTTTTGGGTGTGGAAACCAAATGTCATTACGTTTGCCGTTGTTACCATACTGGCTTGTCTCAGCCTGTGGATGAGATGGATACTTTAGTGTATGTCTACTATATGGGATTCGTACATCATCTATATTCATAGTGAACTGAGAACTTTTTCTGAGATGAAGAATGCTTTCATGTGACCTCCCCCAATCTTTGCCCAGGTTGGCTTTATTCTTATAATACCAGATTATCCACTTGCACCCTTTAAAATATTTCATAGAAGGGTGTTTCAGATCAGCCAAAATTTCTGAAAAACCACAGATATATAATGTTCCCGATTTTTTTAAGACGCGAGATGACTCACTAATCCATTGCATAGACCATTCGATATATTTTTCCTGGCTTTCAAATTTATCCCAATCGGCTTTATTGATGTTGTATGGTGGGTCTGCAAAGATGAGATCAACAGTTTCACTTGAAAGACTTTTTAACCATTCGATACTATCTCCTTCATATAAAATGTTATCTTTACACTTATAAACAGGATAGAAAGTGGTACAATTTTGCAATGGTAAAAACTCACCTCGTGTTGGGATTTCAAAAAGAAGTGGTTGCATTATTTCTTGTTTCAGTTTTTTAACAGGCATTAATTGTCCTTTTAACTTCAATACACAATTGGTTTACCAGCTCTGGTTATCTTTACATTTTGAATGTTATATTAAAAGACGAATTGGATATTTCCAATTAAAAGTTTTTTAGCGTTAAAGAGTTGGAATAATAACTGTTTGCATTTTATTTATCAATCATAAATACTCCTGATTTTTATGAAGAAAATCATTTCTCACGCAAAGTCACAAAGCCCACAAAGTTAAGAAACATAAAAATATTATGTAAAAAGCATTTGATTTTCTTAGTGTCCTTTGCGTCTCTGTGTGAGATATTGCTTTAATTGCTTTTGCTTTTCGCCTTAGCTTGACGCCAATGCGCCTGCGCGGAAATGTCGCACTATGCATCTTAAGTCAACAGTATTGAGAGTAAATCCTTCCCTTACGAAAATCACAGAACTTAACATTTTAAGAATACTCGGTATTATATTTATTTCTTTGTGTACTTAAGTTGACTCCAGTTTTTTACTCTGTGCTCTCCGTCTCATTAAATTGTTGAAGTGGCAGGCTAAAATTGAACCGCAAAGACGAAAAGGGCGCTAAAAAAACAAAAATTATGTTCTTTGGTTTTATCATAGTCTTTTGCTGAAAGCTGAACGCTGATGGCTGACCGCTTGAAGCCAAGAGCCTACAACCCCTTTTCAACACATATCTGGAGCAGCACTCCAATATGGTTTTCCATGGCTTTTGCGGCCTCTTCAGGGTTGCGGTTTTTAATTGCCTCGAATATGGTTATGTGCTGATCAAAGGTCATTTCATCCAGTTTCTGATCCTTTATAAGGGTAGGGAAGGCGAGATTCATGCCGTAATACAGTACATCATAAAAGCTCTTCATAAGGTGCACATGAACTATATTTTTTGCTGCATAGGCGATATTCATGTGAAAGCTCAGTTCATTATCAAGGTCCCTTTCGAGGCTGTCCCTTGCATCAAGTAGCCTGTTAAGGCTCTGTTCTATTATCTTGATATCCTCTTCAGTGGCCCTCCTTGCTGCCAGCGCTGCGCTGCTTGATTCAAGCACAAGCCTTACCTCAAGGAGGTCAACAATGGTGAAATCCTGGCCGTTCAGTAACTGTAAAAGGGGTTTTTTATTCTTTCGGGTATCTTCCCCCATCACAAATGTCCCGACACCCCGTCTACTTTCTATTAACCCCTGGTCAATAAGTTTCTGGATGGCCTCCCTTACAGTCGGTCGCCCAACATTAAGCATCTGGGCCATTTCCCTTTCTGAGCTGAGTTTTTCCCCTGAACGTATTTCACCCCTGTAAATCATGTCCCTGATCTGTGAATAGACCTTGTCAGACACCTTTACTGATCTGATTGGCTTAAGCATATCTTCCTCAAATGGTTTTAACTGGTATTACCACGTTACCAATTTCAGGTCAATCGAAATTCTAACAGGGAGCTTTATTGCTGTAACCTCTATAATTCCTTGACTAATCAAAATCTGGCCGGTATTATTCAAAAAACCTTGTGTAATCTTACCGCATTACCACAAAGGATAAAATAAAGACTATGTGATATTGTTTATCATTCTTAATAAAAAGATCAACCAGGGAGGAAAACAAGAATATGAGCGCCAATGAAATGAAAAAAATGTGCACTGATGAGGCAGGAAAAGAGTATGTGCTTCAGGGCAACATGGCATTTGCAGTCGGCTGTGTTAGATCAGGTATACACGGTGCTGACGGATATCCGGGTACACCCAGTACAGAGGTTATAGACAGGGGTTTAAGTGAAGTCCAGGATATGATCAATGTGGGCTGGTCTGTTAATGAGGCTGTTGCAGTGGGCGTGGGTTTTGGTTATACCCTTGCAGGCGCTGATGTTGTTGTAACCATGAAGATACCAGGGCTCTTTCAGGCAGGTGACCTGTTTACCAGCGCATCATTTTTTCAGGATAAGAGGGGCGCTCTTATCTATTATATAGCAAGTGATTTCACACCCAGCTCAACACAGCATCTTGTTGATCCAAGATACCTGTTCAAGACATGCATGCTCCCTGTTATTGAACCAAGGACACACCAGGAGATGATGGATGCGCCAGGCCTTGCAGCAGATATTGGCAGAAAATACAATACCCCTGTTGTTATCCTTGCAAGCAGCGGCCTTTGCCACAGTGAAGGTCTTGTAAGGCTGAATGAGATTAAAAAACGTGATCTTGTTGAGATGCCTTCCAATCTCTCCCGGTTTAATCTGCTCCCGGCCATGGCAAGGGAAAATTATGACTCGGTTATAGACCAGAGGATGCCCGGCCTTGAAGAGCTTGTGGAAAACTCGACCATGATTGAGTGGACAAAAGCTGGCAGCAAAAAGGGTATTATTACATACGGTATGAATACAGCCTATGTAAAGGAGGTTCTTGATCTGTTTAACCTTGATGTGGATGTGTTGTCCATCCCAATGACAAATCCCCTTCCAATAAAACAGATCAGAAAATTCTATGACGCAATTGATGGAGATGTATATGTGATAGAGGATGGTTACAAATACCTCCAGGAGGAGTTGGAAAGGGCGGGTATGAAGGTAGTCGGCAAGGAAAAATATACAAAGATTACCGAATGGTCACCCGCTCTTATAGCCGAAAAATTCGGTTTTGATATAGCAAAGCCAAAGGAAAAGGTAAAGCCTGTACCAAGGCCGCCCATGATCTGCGCCGGCTGCCCCTATACACTTTTCGGGAATGTAATAGCAAAGATGAGAAAACAGGGCAAGATAGAGAATGTCTTTGGTGACATAGGCTGCAATGCACTATTATACTTTATGAATGCCCTTGAAACAGGTCTGGCAATGGGTGCGAGTGACAGCCAGAGACAGGGTTTTATATTAACCAAACCGGACAAGGCAGCCAAATGCATAAGCATTATCGGTGACAGCACAGAGTGCCACTCAGGTATGGATGCCACACGTAACGCAGTATACAGAAGAATACCAGGTGTCAAGGTTGTGCTTGATAACTACTGGACAGCAATGACAGGCGGACAGCCGGCGCCCAGTTCTCCTGTTAACCTTGCTGGTCAGGAGAGCATGTATGACCTTGTAAAGGCCCTTGAGGGAAACGGCAACAGGGTGCTTGTTGCAAGCTCCTACGATAGAAAAGAGATACAAAAGACCATGAAAGATGCCCTTGAATTTGCTGAAAAGGGCGAGTTTGTTGTTGTTGTAATAAGAGGGTGCTGTGTTAAACAGCAGCCGAACTCCAAGAAGGCGATACGCCTCAAGATCAACCACGATAAATGTAAAAAGTGTTATTCATGCCTGATGTGTGCGGGTATAGAAAAGGGCGTGGATGAATTCCCGTTATACAATACCCTCTGTTCAGGGTGTGCAGGAGAAAACCCCGCATGTCTACAGATGTGCCCGTTTGATGCCATTGAGTTCCTGGCTGAAGGTGAAAACAAGGCCGCCGAAGCCGGAAGCTTTCCAACCCCGCCTGAACTTGTTATGCCAAAGTACAACATAGCGGATTTTCCTGAAAGGCTTACACTTGCCATAAGGGGTGTTGGCGGGCAGGGTAACCTCTTTTTTGGCAGGGTTATGACACAGCTTGCATTTGTCGCAGGTTATTCTAAAACAAACATAGTAAAGGGCGAGACCCACGGCATGGCCCAGATGGGAGGCCCTGTTATAAGCACTTTCTCATGCGGTAAGGTGCACAGCCCTGTGCTATTCCCGAAAAGCGCTGACTGTATTATCACCATGGAGGTAAGCGAGCTGTTAAGGCCTGGTTTTCTTGAACTGTTAAGGGATGGCGCAACAATACTCATATCAAAAACAAAGATAGTGCCGCCTGTAATTACATATGAGCAGTATCCCACTGAGGCGGATATTTCAAAGGCTGTTCAGGGTTTCAAGGTGGTTGAGGTGGATATACTTGCAAAGGCGGTTGAGATAGGCGACCCCACAGGTAAGATAGCAAATGTGGTTATGATTGGCGTAATGAGCATACTTCCACCATTTGACAAATTCCCTGTTGAGCTGTGGCTAAAGGCTATAAAGAATGTCAGCCCCAAACCCGCTATATGGGCAGGCAACTACGCTGCGTTTATGGCAGGAAGGAATCTTATATGACAAAAAAACTCTACAAACTGCTTTTTCACCCTGAAAGTATAGCGGTAATAGGGGCGAGTAATGAAAAGCTCAAGACAGGCGGAAGGGTAACAGATAATATCAAATCCAATGGATACACCGGAAAGCTATGGGCAATAAACCCTAAAGCGCCCGATGTAATGGGGCTCCCCACATTTAAGAGTGTGGCTGATCTGCCATCTGCCCCTGATCTCGCATATATTGCCATTCCTGCCCCGTTTGTAAGGGCAAGCCTCGAAGAACTGGCCGCTAAAGGTTCAAAGGCGGTTATTATACTTACCGCAGGTTTTGGCGAAAAGGACCAAAAGGGAAAGGATGAGGAAAAGGTATTCCTTGAGATAGCCGAAAAAAACAATATGACGCTGATTGGCCCTAACTGCTCCGGCTTTTTAACTACATGCTATTCAGGTAAATTTGCAGGGCTTATCCCCAGGCTTAAAAAGGGGCAGATAGATATCATTAGCGGCTCAGGCGCAACAGTGGATTACCTGATGGAGCAGGCCACCATGAGGGGGCTCTCATTCAGTAATGTAGTAAACATGGGTAACTCCATACAGATCGGGGTAGAGGATATATTTGAACTTGTTGATGAAAACTACGGCCCTGAAAATTCAAGGCTCATCCTCATGTACATGGAATCGGTCAAAAAACCGCAGAAGCTCCTCAAACATGCAAGGAGCCTTACCAAAAAGGGATGCACAATAGTCGGTATAAAATCTGGTGTTACTGCTGCCGGAGAAAGGGCCGCCGCAAGCCACACAGGCGCAATGGCCTCACCTGATACAGCAGTGCAGGCGCTCTTTGATAAGGCAGGGATCATAAGGGTACAGAGCAAGGCAGAGCTTATAGAGATTGCCTGCACCTTCAATGCCCTTAAAGGGCTTATTACCGATTACAGGGTATGTATTGTTACTGATGCTGGTGGCCCTGGTGTTATGCTTTCAGATGAACTGGGCAGGCAGGGGCTCAAGCAGCCTGTTCTTACCAAAGAGACACAGAGGCGGCTCTCAGAAGTGCTTCCTCCAGAGGCAGCAATCGGAAACCCGATTGATACGCTTCCAAGCCGCACCCCTGAACAGATGGAGAAAATATTCACAATACTGAATGAGACAGAAAAGGATAATATAGATGTGATTTTTGCCATTACAGGCAACTCAGGCATGACAGACAACTGGAAACTGTATGAGGCCATTATGAAGGGCATGGATGGAGGTTCTATCCCGGTTATTCCCATTATCAGTTCAGCCAGTACATGCCGTGATATGATTGATAAATTAAGGGATGCTGGCAGGATAATATTCCCTGATGAGGTGCCTGTAGGAACAGCCCTTGGCAGACTGAGTCGCAAACCGGTTTTAGCTGAACCAATGGAGCTGCCCGCTGATTTTGATAAAGTAAAGATAGAGAATATCCTTAAAGAACAGGGTGAACAGCTTGATCCTGATACTGTAAAGGGGATCATGGCTGCATCCGGTCTCAAACTCCCGTTCCAGGCGGATGTTTTTGATAAGGCAGACCTTAAAGCCGCTTGTGAAAGGGCAGGGTACCCACTTGTCATTAAGGTAATTGGCCCGCTTCACAAGAGTGATGTGGGCGGTGTAAAGATTGGCATTGCAGATTATGAAAAGGCCGTTATCGCATTTGATGAACTCCTGAAAATCAAAGATGCAAAAGGGGTACTCGTGCAGCAGATGATAGAGGGCACAGAGGTAATACTCGGCGCTAAAAAGGAGGAGAGGTTCGGGCATCTCATCATGTTCGGCCTTGGCGGTATCTATACCGAGGCACTCAAGGATGTAAGTTTTGCCCTTGCTCCACTTGGTTTAGAGGGAGGTATGGCCATGATCAACAAAATCAAGACCCTGCCGATATTAAAAGGCATAAGAGGACAGAAGGGTATATCTCTTGATGTGCTGGCAGATTACCTCGCACGCTTAAGCCTTCTGGTGCATCACTTTCCACAGATAGAGGAGATAGACCTTAACCCGGTGAAGGGTTATGGAAAAGATCTCTATGTTGTGGATGCACGGATAATAAAAGGAAAATAATACATAAAAAAGTTTTAGCAATGTAGGGGCAGGCCAGCGTGCCTGCCCGGTACTGACGATTCATGTCTCCAAAAACAGGGAGGACACGCAGGTCCGCCCCTACAGTAACTGGGTGTCATCCCCGCACAGGCGGGGATCCATTTTCTCCTAACAAATATAGACTCACGCGTATTGACGTCAAGCTAAGGCGAAAAGCAAAAGCCTGAAAATGTGTCTCACACAGAGGCACGAAGAACACTAAGAGAATCAAAAGCTGTTTGACATAATATATTTTGTCTTTTAACTTTGTGGCTTTGTGTGAATAATTTTATTTCAAATATTCAATAAGCGCAGCCATTGCATCTGTCTCGGTTTTGCCCGATAATGCCCTTCTGAGGCTCACCATCTCATTATATTCCTCCTGGGTAAGCAGGAGATGCTCCTTTCTGGTGCCTGATTGCTGGATATCTATGGCAGGCCAGAGCCTCAGTTCAGCGCATCTGCGGCTCAGTACCAAATCCATATTACCTGTGCCTACAAATTCCTGATAGATAATGTCATCCATCCTGCTGCCTGTATCCACCAGTATTGTGGCAAGGATTGTAAGCGACCCGCCATTATCAATATTTCTTGCCGCTCCAAATATCCTCCTGGGCATCTCCATTGCGTTTGCACCAAGCCCGCCAGTGAGTGTGCGGCCATAACTTTTGGTATCAGCGTTGAATGCGCGTGATAAACGGGTGAGCGAATCTATAAATACCACTGCATCTCCACCTGCCTCTGCAATGCGCGTTGCGATATTAATTGTCATCCTGGTCATGCGCAGGTGCTGGGTAATACTCTCATCAGCGGAGGATGAGAGTACATGTGCCTTGTTTAACGCACGTCTAAAGTCTGTAACCTCCTCAGGTCTTTCATCCACGAGGAGCACAAAGACTGAAACATCCGGGTGATTTTTTATGATGGAACCGGCCATGTGTTTAAGTATTGTTGTTTTACCTGACTTGGGCGGGGCTATTATAAGGCCGCGCTGCCCCTTGCCGATAGGCACAATCATATCAAGTGCCTTTCCCATGACATCATCTGGCCCTTGTGAGATATGGAGCCTTTCAGATGGGCTTATACTCACAACATCTTTCAGCGAGACGATTTTTTCGTATTCTTCAAAAGGCCTGCGATTGATTTTTTCTATTACATCAAGCTTCAGATTTCCCTTACCGGCTTCATTAATTGCAGTCGGACCTTCAAGATAGACACCTTCCTGGAGATTGTATTTATATATAAGGTCAGGGGCGACAAAGACATCATCTGTGCCGGGTTTAAAATTATTTTCAATCGATCTTAAAAAACCATATTTTCGTTCAAAGAGTTCAAGATATCCTGATGCCATAACTATATTTTTACCTTGTGTGATATATTATTAGTTTGTTTAAACAGTTACCATAAAATGGGTATGAATATCAAAATTTATTTATAGTATAACGCAGGATAGTAAATTTTATTCAGCTTGCAGCAAAAGCCCTTTTAAGCTCGTTTTCAAGGGGTCGTATAACTTCATATATCCGAATAATATCCCCTATTGTGTCAGGTTATCATTTCTATTATTCAAGCCCCGGAAAATTGATATACATATGGCATCCGCGCCACAGAGGTATGGGCTTTTCATCAGGGGTATCAAATTTCTGTTCATCGTTTGCCATTGCAACAGATGCGAAAAAACCTGTACTGCTTATGGCTAAACACTGCTTTTCTATCTCTTTAAGATTCTCAGGTATCTTTGCATGGTCTTCAGGGTATCGGGCTGCCCTAACAACTACATATTCCGGCCCTTTTGTCTCACCTATAAACCATATAGAGGGATCAATCTCAGGGTTGCCCTGAAATGACATAAGCTCATACCCTTTTTTTTCAATATACTCCCTCACTACCTGAACAGCCATGTCATGGAGCTCAAAAGAGGTCATCTCTATCTTTTCATCAGTTACAAAGGAGACAGGATTAATGGGGTTTTTTGTTGATGCATCAATAAGCCCCCAGCCTGGAATATCAGCTATCCATTCATCTGCCTTATCTGTCTTTCTCATGGGCATGATACAGGCATGGCCCTTGCTTTCCTCTGCAACAGCGAAGAGAGAGTCATAAGTTCCCGGGCCATACACATTATTGTCCACATCCTCAACATGAACAAAAAAGAGCTGGTTTCCCAACCTGAAAGAGAGGTGCTCCATAAAGGGCGGGTAGGGGTGGGCCTTAAGCCATGACACTGTACCCTGCGGCCCCTGGTTATCTATATGTAATGCCGCACACTTCCAGCATTCAAAAAATTCCGGTGACATCATCTCCATTGCTATATCAAACATATTTTACTCCTGTTCTGACAAGGATTTACACATTAAAACCTTGAT contains the following coding sequences:
- a CDS encoding CoA-binding protein encodes the protein MTKKLYKLLFHPESIAVIGASNEKLKTGGRVTDNIKSNGYTGKLWAINPKAPDVMGLPTFKSVADLPSAPDLAYIAIPAPFVRASLEELAAKGSKAVIILTAGFGEKDQKGKDEEKVFLEIAEKNNMTLIGPNCSGFLTTCYSGKFAGLIPRLKKGQIDIISGSGATVDYLMEQATMRGLSFSNVVNMGNSIQIGVEDIFELVDENYGPENSRLILMYMESVKKPQKLLKHARSLTKKGCTIVGIKSGVTAAGERAAASHTGAMASPDTAVQALFDKAGIIRVQSKAELIEIACTFNALKGLITDYRVCIVTDAGGPGVMLSDELGRQGLKQPVLTKETQRRLSEVLPPEAAIGNPIDTLPSRTPEQMEKIFTILNETEKDNIDVIFAITGNSGMTDNWKLYEAIMKGMDGGSIPVIPIISSASTCRDMIDKLRDAGRIIFPDEVPVGTALGRLSRKPVLAEPMELPADFDKVKIENILKEQGEQLDPDTVKGIMAASGLKLPFQADVFDKADLKAACERAGYPLVIKVIGPLHKSDVGGVKIGIADYEKAVIAFDELLKIKDAKGVLVQQMIEGTEVILGAKKEERFGHLIMFGLGGIYTEALKDVSFALAPLGLEGGMAMINKIKTLPILKGIRGQKGISLDVLADYLARLSLLVHHFPQIEEIDLNPVKGYGKDLYVVDARIIKGK
- a CDS encoding site-specific DNA-methyltransferase, whose product is MQPLLFEIPTRGEFLPLQNCTTFYPVYKCKDNILYEGDSIEWLKSLSSETVDLIFADPPYNINKADWDKFESQEKYIEWSMQWISESSRVLKKSGTLYICGFSEILADLKHPSMKYFKGCKWIIWYYKNKANLGKDWGRSHESILHLRKSSQFTMNIDDVRIPYSRHTLKYPSHPQAETSQYGNNGKRNDIWFPHPKGAKPKDIIEVPTTCNGMEEKTPHPTQKPEELLRKLVLASSNPNDLVIDPFSGSGTTIVVAEQLGRRWLGCDLSHEYNEWAIQRLERVPYKTIDEWVTIDRENENRRNSIR
- a CDS encoding FadR family transcriptional regulator, translating into MLKPIRSVKVSDKVYSQIRDMIYRGEIRSGEKLSSEREMAQMLNVGRPTVREAIQKLIDQGLIESRRGVGTFVMGEDTRKNKKPLLQLLNGQDFTIVDLLEVRLVLESSSAALAARRATEEDIKIIEQSLNRLLDARDSLERDLDNELSFHMNIAYAAKNIVHVHLMKSFYDVLYYGMNLAFPTLIKDQKLDEMTFDQHITIFEAIKNRNPEEAAKAMENHIGVLLQICVEKGL
- a CDS encoding transcription termination factor Rho → MASGYLELFERKYGFLRSIENNFKPGTDDVFVAPDLIYKYNLQEGVYLEGPTAINEAGKGNLKLDVIEKINRRPFEEYEKIVSLKDVVSISPSERLHISQGPDDVMGKALDMIVPIGKGQRGLIIAPPKSGKTTILKHMAGSIIKNHPDVSVFVLLVDERPEEVTDFRRALNKAHVLSSSADESITQHLRMTRMTINIATRIAEAGGDAVVFIDSLTRLSRAFNADTKSYGRTLTGGLGANAMEMPRRIFGAARNIDNGGSLTILATILVDTGSRMDDIIYQEFVGTGNMDLVLSRRCAELRLWPAIDIQQSGTRKEHLLLTQEEYNEMVSLRRALSGKTETDAMAALIEYLK
- a CDS encoding pyruvate ferredoxin oxidoreductase — its product is MSANEMKKMCTDEAGKEYVLQGNMAFAVGCVRSGIHGADGYPGTPSTEVIDRGLSEVQDMINVGWSVNEAVAVGVGFGYTLAGADVVVTMKIPGLFQAGDLFTSASFFQDKRGALIYYIASDFTPSSTQHLVDPRYLFKTCMLPVIEPRTHQEMMDAPGLAADIGRKYNTPVVILASSGLCHSEGLVRLNEIKKRDLVEMPSNLSRFNLLPAMARENYDSVIDQRMPGLEELVENSTMIEWTKAGSKKGIITYGMNTAYVKEVLDLFNLDVDVLSIPMTNPLPIKQIRKFYDAIDGDVYVIEDGYKYLQEELERAGMKVVGKEKYTKITEWSPALIAEKFGFDIAKPKEKVKPVPRPPMICAGCPYTLFGNVIAKMRKQGKIENVFGDIGCNALLYFMNALETGLAMGASDSQRQGFILTKPDKAAKCISIIGDSTECHSGMDATRNAVYRRIPGVKVVLDNYWTAMTGGQPAPSSPVNLAGQESMYDLVKALEGNGNRVLVASSYDRKEIQKTMKDALEFAEKGEFVVVVIRGCCVKQQPNSKKAIRLKINHDKCKKCYSCLMCAGIEKGVDEFPLYNTLCSGCAGENPACLQMCPFDAIEFLAEGENKAAEAGSFPTPPELVMPKYNIADFPERLTLAIRGVGGQGNLFFGRVMTQLAFVAGYSKTNIVKGETHGMAQMGGPVISTFSCGKVHSPVLFPKSADCIITMEVSELLRPGFLELLRDGATILISKTKIVPPVITYEQYPTEADISKAVQGFKVVEVDILAKAVEIGDPTGKIANVVMIGVMSILPPFDKFPVELWLKAIKNVSPKPAIWAGNYAAFMAGRNLI